One part of the Coregonus clupeaformis isolate EN_2021a unplaced genomic scaffold, ASM2061545v1 scaf0385, whole genome shotgun sequence genome encodes these proteins:
- the LOC121562203 gene encoding melanocyte-stimulating hormone receptor-like, which translates to MHHHMELSTLTMYSQNITTNNTSTREQNSTSCSLRIPQELFLTLGLISLVENILVVLAIIKNRNLHSPMYYFICCLAVSDMLVSVANVVETIVMLLTEHGLLVVTPEMLRHLDNVIDIMNCSSVVSSLSFLCTIAADRYITIFYALRYHSIMTTQRAVTIIAMVWLTSITASILFIVYHSHTAVIVCLVTFFCITLVFTAVLYMHMFILAHVHSRRIMAIYKSRRQGTSMKGAITLTILLGVFILCWGPFFLHLILILTCPTSPFCTCFFSYFNLYLILIICNSLIDPLIYAYRSQELRKTLKELLFCSCVTFRCDAILEFLFPWKFT; encoded by the coding sequence ATGCACCACCACATGGAGCTGAGCACCCTCACCATGTACAGCCAGAACATCACCACCAACAACACCAGCACCAGGGAGCAGAACTCTACTAGCTGCTCGCTCCGCATCCCACAGGAGCTGTTCCTGACGCTGGGCCTCATTAGTCTGGTGGAGAACATCTTAGTGGTGCTGGCCATCATCAAGAACCGCAACCTGCACTCGCCCATGTACTACTTCATATGCTGCCTGGCCGTCTCCGACATGCTGGTCAGCGTCGCCAACGTGGTGGAGACCATAGTCATGTTGCTCACCGAACACGGGCTGCTAGTGGTCACACCGGAAATGCTGCGGCACCTGGACAACGTCATCGACATCATGAACTGCAGCTCCGTGGTGTCGTCTCTGTCCTTCCTGTGCACCATCGCCGCGGATCGATACATCACCATCTTTTACGCGCTGCGTTACCACAGCATCATGACCACGCAGCGCGCAGTGACCATCATCGCGATGGTGTGGCTGACCAGCATCACCGCCAGCATACTTTTCATCGTCTACCACTCGCACACCGCCGTCATTGTGTGCCTCGTCACCTTCTTCTGCATCACCCTTGTCTTCACCGCTGTGCTCTACATGCACATGTTCATCCTGGCACACGTACACTCGCGGCGCATCATGGCCATCTACAAGTCTCGCCGCCAGGGCACGAGCATGAAGGGCGCCATCACGCTCACCATCCTGCTCGGGGTCTTCATCCTCTGCTGGGGACCCTTCTTCCTCCACCTCATTCTCATCCTAACCTGCCCCACTAGccccttctgcacctgcttcttCAGCTACTTCAACCTCTACCTCATCCTCATCATCTGTAACTCACTCATCGACCCGCTCATCTACGCCTATAGGAGCCAGGAGCTGCGCAAGACACTCAAGGAGCTGCTCTTCTGCTCCTGCGTCACCTTTCGATGCGACGCCATACTTGAGTTTCTATTTCCATGGAAGTTCACGTGA